The following proteins come from a genomic window of Nostoc sp. TCL26-01:
- the ispF gene encoding 2-C-methyl-D-erythritol 2,4-cyclodiphosphate synthase, with the protein MNIRIGNGYDIHRLVSDRALILGGVQIPHELGLLGHSDADVLTHAIMDAMLGALSLGDIGHYFPPTDPQWAGADSLVLLNQVHQLILAQGWQIGNIDSVVVAERPKLKPHIKTMRDKLATVLGLQPNQIGIKATTNEKLGPVGREEGICAYAVVLLVMSAVSGSGAFSPC; encoded by the coding sequence ATGAACATCAGAATTGGTAACGGCTACGACATACATCGATTGGTGAGCGATCGCGCTTTGATTTTGGGTGGCGTTCAAATTCCCCATGAACTCGGTTTATTGGGACATAGTGATGCAGATGTACTAACACACGCCATCATGGATGCCATGCTAGGGGCATTATCTCTGGGTGATATTGGTCATTATTTTCCCCCTACTGATCCCCAATGGGCAGGAGCAGATAGTTTAGTTTTGTTAAATCAAGTACACCAGTTAATTCTTGCCCAAGGTTGGCAGATAGGTAATATTGACTCGGTAGTAGTAGCAGAACGTCCCAAATTGAAACCGCATATTAAAACAATGCGTGATAAATTAGCAACTGTTTTAGGATTACAACCAAATCAAATTGGGATCAAAGCCACCACCAACGAAAAACTAGGGCCAGTGGGGAGGGAAGAAGGTATCTGTGCTTATGCTGTTGTCTTGTTAGTGATGAGTGCTGTTAGCGGAAGCGGGGCGTTTAGCCCGTGCTGA
- the tatA gene encoding twin-arginine translocase TatA/TatE family subunit translates to MLFGLGWPEVAIIIVVAVVIFGPKKIPELGNALGKTLRGFKEELKTPSEDTNPEEDDQSKGQ, encoded by the coding sequence ATGTTATTCGGATTAGGATGGCCAGAAGTAGCGATAATTATTGTCGTGGCTGTGGTAATTTTCGGCCCGAAAAAAATTCCCGAATTGGGAAACGCACTTGGTAAAACCCTACGGGGTTTTAAGGAGGAACTAAAAACTCCTAGTGAAGATACCAACCCGGAAGAAGACGATCAAAGCAAAGGTCAATAG
- a CDS encoding DUF3318 domain-containing protein, whose protein sequence is MTSYATSSAKAEMSELRRLKGLLPPELQSWVTVEGTTEVNPPLIRSEEIGKDQVEIQIDLVKWDALAMDQRNLLFWHEVARIQNDTIPKDGWEMAALAIGLGGAVGELWVQDGLLLVLAVALCGVSGWRLYQKNNGEKQQRELLDADEKAIALATRFGYSLPNAYKSLGSALKTLIDTTPSKRQRSRYEARLSALKRSANKAKAKSRTTDEDGL, encoded by the coding sequence ATGACATCCTATGCAACCTCCTCTGCCAAAGCGGAAATGAGTGAACTCCGGCGGTTAAAAGGCTTACTACCGCCAGAATTGCAGAGTTGGGTCACTGTTGAAGGCACAACTGAAGTCAATCCACCCCTGATCCGTAGCGAAGAAATTGGCAAAGACCAGGTAGAAATTCAAATTGACTTGGTGAAATGGGATGCTCTCGCAATGGATCAGCGTAATCTGCTGTTCTGGCATGAAGTTGCTCGCATTCAAAATGACACTATTCCCAAAGATGGTTGGGAAATGGCAGCATTAGCTATTGGTTTAGGTGGTGCTGTAGGTGAATTGTGGGTACAGGATGGATTGTTGTTAGTGTTAGCTGTGGCGCTATGTGGCGTTTCTGGCTGGCGACTTTATCAAAAGAATAATGGGGAAAAGCAACAGAGAGAATTACTGGATGCGGATGAGAAAGCGATCGCTTTAGCAACCCGTTTCGGTTATAGTCTCCCTAATGCCTATAAGAGTCTTGGTAGCGCTTTAAAAACCCTGATTGATACAACTCCTAGTAAGCGTCAACGTTCTCGATATGAAGCTAGACTTTCAGCACTTAAACGCAGTGCTAACAAAGCAAAAGCTAAGTCTCGTACTACAGATGAAGATGGGTTGTAA
- a CDS encoding esterase-like activity of phytase family protein, giving the protein MIAVKQWFSGFSFSIATTLVTITGSVTSAHAISFVNEIVIPNDGKDLSVVEVNSANTNRLGGVFSDLYYDRYNNVYYGLGDRGPGGGVLSYNTRVQKFSLDVNSNTGAISNFTLLDTILFTKNGSNFNGLNPELLNGNKGVLGLSFDPEGFAVAPNGNYYVSDEYGPSVYEFSPNGNFIRAFATPSNLIPQSGSDLNYVDGRPTITSGRQDNRGFEGVTLSPDGSKLYALLQDPLVNEGASNEGRRSRNLRLVEFDTKTGESTAQYIYQVESRSDINDRIPGTANDFSATQQGRNIGISAIIALNDKEFLVLERDNRGIGVDDPTGENPVGSKRVYKIDLTGATDVSSISLAGSNDLPSGVQPVTKSLFLDIANALTSNGLKIPEKLEGLAIGPKLADGSYSVLVGTDNDFSVTQTGGGTQFDVCTDGTTSTQVAIDTPCPEGQFLIPTYLYGFKASGEELQGFVPPKQVPEPTATAGLMLLGLGAFCLKRKF; this is encoded by the coding sequence ATGATTGCGGTCAAGCAGTGGTTTTCTGGATTCAGCTTTTCCATAGCAACTACCTTAGTTACTATTACGGGTTCTGTGACTTCCGCCCATGCTATTTCCTTTGTGAACGAGATTGTGATCCCCAATGATGGCAAAGATTTGTCTGTTGTTGAGGTCAATAGCGCCAATACTAACCGATTGGGTGGTGTGTTCTCGGATCTTTACTACGATCGCTACAATAATGTCTATTATGGTTTAGGCGATCGCGGCCCTGGTGGTGGTGTTTTGTCTTACAATACGCGAGTACAAAAGTTTTCTTTAGATGTTAACTCTAACACCGGAGCCATCAGTAACTTCACCTTACTAGACACAATTCTCTTCACTAAAAATGGTAGTAACTTTAACGGGTTAAATCCAGAGTTACTGAACGGTAACAAGGGAGTGCTGGGTTTGAGTTTTGACCCAGAAGGATTTGCAGTGGCTCCCAATGGTAACTACTACGTTTCTGATGAATACGGGCCATCTGTGTATGAGTTCAGCCCCAATGGTAATTTTATTCGCGCATTTGCCACACCAAGTAATTTAATTCCTCAATCTGGCAGCGATCTTAACTATGTTGACGGTCGTCCAACTATTACCAGTGGTCGCCAAGATAACCGAGGTTTTGAAGGTGTAACACTCAGTCCAGATGGTAGTAAATTATATGCTCTTTTGCAAGACCCCTTAGTTAATGAGGGTGCTTCTAATGAGGGACGGCGGAGTCGTAATTTACGGCTAGTGGAATTTGATACTAAAACAGGTGAAAGTACTGCTCAGTATATCTATCAGGTAGAAAGTCGTTCAGATATCAACGATCGCATTCCCGGAACAGCAAATGATTTCTCTGCTACTCAACAGGGACGTAACATTGGTATCAGCGCCATTATCGCCTTGAATGACAAGGAATTTTTAGTTTTGGAACGGGATAACCGAGGTATCGGTGTAGACGATCCGACTGGTGAAAATCCTGTTGGCAGTAAACGAGTTTATAAAATTGATTTAACTGGTGCTACAGATGTGAGCAGTATTAGCTTGGCTGGTAGTAATGACTTACCGTCTGGTGTACAACCTGTCACCAAGTCTCTATTCTTGGATATAGCTAATGCTTTGACAAGCAACGGGTTGAAAATTCCCGAAAAATTGGAAGGTTTAGCGATCGGCCCTAAACTAGCTGATGGTTCCTACTCTGTTCTTGTGGGTACAGATAATGATTTCAGTGTGACTCAGACTGGTGGTGGTACTCAGTTTGATGTTTGTACTGATGGCACTACCAGCACTCAAGTAGCTATCGATACACCTTGTCCAGAAGGGCAATTCCTAATTCCCACTTATCTTTACGGATTTAAAGCTAGTGGTGAAGAATTACAAGGATTTGTACCCCCAAAACAAGTTCCCGAACCCACAGCCACTGCTGGGTTGATGCTGCTGGGTTTAGGTGCTTTTTGCCTGAAGCGTAAATTTTAG
- the cphA gene encoding cyanophycin synthetase produces MRILKIQTLRGPNYWSIRRHKLIVMRLDLENLAETPSNEIPGFYEGLVEALPSLEGHYCSPGCHGGFLMRVREGTMMGHIVEHVALELQELAGMHVGFGRTRETATPGIYQVVIEYLNEEAGRYAGRAAVRLCQSIVDRGRYPKAELEQDIQDLKDLWRDASLGPSTEAIVKEAEKRGIPWMQLSARFLIQLGYGVNQKRMQATMTDKTGILGVELACDKEATKRILAATGVPVPRGTVINFLDDLEEAIEYVGGYPIVIKPLDGNHGRGITIDIRTWEEAEAAYEAARQVSRSIIIERYYVGRDHRVLVVDGKVVAVAERVPAHVIGNGRSTIADLVEETNLDPNRGEGHDKVLTKIELDRTSYQLLERQGYTLNSVPPKGTICYLRATANLSTGGVAVDRTDEIHPENIWLAQRVVKIIGLDIAGLDIVTTDISRPLREVDGVIVEVNAAPGFRMHVAPSQGIPRNVAGAVMDMLFPNEQSGRIPVLSITGTNGKTTTTRLLAHIYKQTGKVVGYTTTDGTYIGDYLVESGDNTGPQSAHVILQDPTVEVAVLETARGGILRSGLGFESANVGVVLNVASDHLGIGDIDTIDQLANLKSVVAESVYPDGYAVLNADDRRVAAMAEKTKANIAYFTMNPDSELVRKHIQKGGVAAVYENGYLSIVKGDWTHRIERAENIPLTMGGRAPFMIANALAASLAAFVQNVTIEQIRAGLKTFRASVSQTPGRMNLFNLGNYHALVDYAHNPASYEALGAFVRNWTTGQRIGVVGGPGDRRDEDFVTLGKLAAEIFDYVIVKEDDETRGRPRGSASDLITKGIRQVKPDARFESILDETQAINKGLDMAPDHGLVVILPESVSRAIKLIKLRGLVKEEIQQQNPANPVAENLNGIASSSVINTLL; encoded by the coding sequence ATGAGAATCCTCAAGATCCAGACCTTACGCGGCCCAAACTACTGGAGCATTCGACGCCACAAACTGATCGTCATGCGCCTCGATTTAGAGAACCTTGCCGAGACGCCCTCAAATGAAATCCCCGGATTTTATGAAGGATTAGTAGAGGCTTTGCCAAGTCTAGAGGGTCACTATTGCTCGCCTGGCTGTCATGGTGGTTTTTTGATGAGAGTGCGAGAAGGCACCATGATGGGTCATATCGTGGAACACGTAGCCCTAGAACTGCAAGAATTGGCGGGAATGCACGTGGGCTTTGGTCGTACCCGTGAAACTGCCACACCTGGTATTTATCAGGTAGTCATTGAGTATCTCAACGAGGAAGCAGGACGCTATGCTGGAAGGGCAGCTGTCAGGTTGTGCCAAAGCATTGTCGATCGCGGCCGCTATCCCAAGGCAGAACTAGAGCAAGATATACAAGACCTGAAAGATTTATGGCGTGATGCTTCTTTGGGCCCCTCCACAGAAGCAATAGTCAAAGAAGCAGAAAAACGTGGTATCCCCTGGATGCAACTGAGCGCTCGTTTTTTGATTCAACTAGGCTACGGCGTGAATCAAAAGCGAATGCAAGCCACAATGACCGATAAAACCGGCATTTTGGGAGTGGAACTAGCTTGCGATAAAGAAGCAACCAAGCGCATCTTAGCCGCAACTGGTGTACCAGTACCCAGGGGTACAGTGATTAATTTCTTGGATGATTTGGAAGAAGCGATCGAATATGTCGGTGGTTATCCGATTGTGATTAAGCCCTTAGATGGCAATCATGGACGCGGTATTACTATCGATATCAGAACTTGGGAAGAAGCTGAAGCCGCCTACGAGGCAGCTAGACAGGTTTCCCGATCAATCATTATTGAGCGATATTACGTTGGGCGCGACCACAGAGTACTCGTGGTAGATGGAAAGGTGGTAGCAGTCGCAGAACGTGTACCAGCTCATGTGATTGGTAATGGCAGATCAACGATCGCCGATTTGGTTGAGGAAACCAACCTTGACCCAAACCGGGGTGAAGGACACGATAAAGTCCTCACCAAGATAGAACTCGACCGCACCAGTTACCAACTCCTAGAAAGGCAAGGCTACACACTCAACAGTGTGCCACCCAAAGGCACAATTTGTTATTTAAGAGCAACTGCTAATCTCAGTACTGGTGGTGTTGCTGTAGACCGGACAGACGAAATTCATCCCGAAAACATCTGGTTAGCTCAAAGAGTAGTCAAAATTATCGGTTTGGATATTGCCGGACTAGATATCGTTACTACCGATATTAGCCGTCCCTTGCGGGAAGTAGATGGGGTAATTGTGGAAGTTAACGCTGCTCCTGGTTTTAGGATGCACGTTGCCCCCAGCCAAGGTATCCCTCGCAACGTTGCTGGTGCAGTCATGGATATGCTGTTCCCCAATGAACAGTCCGGACGTATTCCTGTTCTCAGCATCACGGGAACCAATGGTAAAACTACAACTACTCGCCTGCTAGCTCATATTTATAAGCAAACAGGGAAAGTAGTAGGATATACAACTACAGATGGCACATATATCGGTGATTACTTAGTTGAATCAGGCGATAACACTGGCCCTCAGAGCGCTCATGTCATCTTACAAGACCCAACAGTAGAAGTTGCCGTCTTAGAAACAGCCCGTGGTGGCATTTTACGGTCTGGATTGGGCTTTGAATCCGCTAATGTAGGTGTAGTATTAAATGTGGCATCTGACCATTTAGGGATAGGTGACATCGATACCATTGACCAATTAGCCAACCTCAAGAGTGTGGTGGCTGAGTCTGTATACCCTGATGGCTATGCAGTCCTCAACGCCGACGACCGTCGTGTAGCGGCGATGGCAGAAAAAACCAAAGCTAATATTGCCTACTTCACCATGAATCCCGACTCGGAACTAGTGCGTAAGCACATCCAAAAGGGAGGCGTAGCAGCTGTATATGAAAACGGCTATTTATCTATAGTCAAAGGTGATTGGACACACCGCATAGAAAGAGCAGAAAACATCCCCTTAACAATGGGTGGACGCGCACCATTCATGATTGCCAACGCCTTAGCGGCAAGTTTGGCAGCCTTTGTGCAGAATGTCACCATTGAGCAAATTCGTGCTGGTTTAAAGACTTTCCGTGCCTCTGTGAGTCAAACACCAGGACGGATGAATTTATTTAACTTGGGTAACTACCACGCTTTAGTTGATTATGCTCACAACCCAGCTAGCTACGAAGCTTTGGGTGCGTTCGTGCGTAACTGGACAACAGGACAACGTATAGGTGTCGTGGGTGGACCAGGCGATCGCCGAGACGAAGATTTTGTCACTTTGGGCAAATTAGCTGCCGAAATTTTTGATTATGTCATCGTCAAAGAAGACGATGAAACCAGAGGAAGACCAAGGGGATCAGCCTCCGATTTGATCACTAAAGGTATCAGGCAAGTCAAGCCAGATGCCCGGTTTGAATCAATTTTGGATGAAACCCAAGCAATTAACAAAGGCTTGGATATGGCTCCTGATCACGGTCTAGTAGTGATTCTACCAGAAAGCGTCAGCCGTGCTATCAAGTTAATTAAGCTGCGGGGATTGGTCAAAGAGGAGATACAGCAACAAAATCCCGCAAATCCTGTTGCTGAAAATCTCAATGGTATCGCATCTTCTTCAGTAATTAATACTTTGCTTTAG
- a CDS encoding amino acid ABC transporter substrate-binding protein, giving the protein MKRSVFCLAASFFVATTACSGNSAPTANTTGASTTTAPTVRDRWNTVKNRGQLICGVSGEVPGFSFVGTDGKYSGIDVDVCRAVASALFDNPDAVEFRNLNAKERFTALQTGEVDILSRNTTWTLSRATSVGLAFAPVVFYDGQAIMVRKNSGIKSLTDLKDKAICVQTGTTTEQNLADQMRKRNITYKPVVFEDVNITFATYAEGRCDAITADRSALVSRGALLPKPEDNLILDEAISSEPLAPAVAKGDTKWSDTVSWVIYALLKGEELGINSQNIGQFANSNDPDIKRFLGTEGKLGEGLGLTNDFAARVIKHVGNYAEVYDRNLGPKTKLNLARGQNQLWTKGGLLYSPPFR; this is encoded by the coding sequence ATGAAAAGGTCAGTTTTCTGCTTGGCTGCATCTTTCTTTGTTGCTACTACTGCTTGTAGCGGAAACTCAGCACCAACAGCAAATACAACTGGAGCAAGTACAACAACAGCACCAACAGTACGCGATCGCTGGAATACTGTCAAAAATCGCGGTCAGTTAATTTGCGGTGTCAGTGGCGAAGTCCCAGGATTCAGCTTTGTGGGAACTGACGGTAAATATAGCGGTATTGATGTAGATGTCTGTCGCGCTGTCGCATCTGCTTTATTTGACAACCCAGATGCAGTAGAATTCCGCAACCTCAACGCCAAAGAAAGATTTACAGCCTTGCAAACTGGTGAAGTTGATATTCTCAGCCGCAACACTACCTGGACACTCAGCCGCGCTACCTCGGTTGGTTTGGCATTTGCACCCGTTGTCTTTTACGACGGCCAAGCCATCATGGTTCGCAAAAATAGTGGGATTAAATCTTTAACAGACCTCAAAGACAAAGCAATCTGTGTACAAACTGGAACCACCACTGAGCAAAATTTAGCAGACCAAATGCGGAAACGGAATATTACCTATAAACCAGTGGTATTTGAAGACGTTAACATTACATTTGCTACTTACGCTGAGGGGCGATGTGACGCTATTACAGCCGACCGTTCAGCTTTGGTTTCACGCGGTGCGCTTTTACCCAAACCAGAAGACAATTTGATTTTAGATGAAGCTATTTCTTCAGAACCACTTGCCCCAGCCGTTGCCAAAGGGGACACCAAATGGAGTGATACTGTAAGTTGGGTAATTTATGCCTTACTCAAAGGTGAGGAGTTGGGGATCAACTCCCAAAATATAGGTCAATTTGCTAATAGTAACGACCCAGATATTAAACGCTTTTTAGGCACTGAAGGTAAATTAGGCGAAGGACTTGGTTTAACTAATGACTTCGCTGCTAGAGTAATCAAACACGTCGGTAATTACGCCGAAGTTTACGATCGCAATCTCGGCCCCAAAACCAAACTAAACCTAGCCCGTGGTCAAAATCAACTCTGGACAAAAGGCGGACTTTTATATTCTCCACCTTTTCGCTAA
- a CDS encoding cyanophycinase produces MPQLKAKTLEMRTPQATKTAVLVIGGAEDKVHGREILRTFFGRSGASKAYITIIPSASREPAIIGGRYIRIFEEMGAEKVEILDIREREQCESSQVKESLEACSGVFLTGGDQLRLCGVLADTPAMEIIRQRVRGGQLTLAGTSAGAAVMGHHMIAGGGSGETPNRSLVDMATGLGLIPEVIVDQHFHNRNRMGRLMSAIASHPDRLGIGIDEDTCAVFERDGWLQVMGKGSVTIIDPTELTHTNEPHVGANEPLTLHNLRLHILSYGDRFHLYQRTVLPAVHRISS; encoded by the coding sequence ATGCCGCAACTAAAAGCTAAAACGCTGGAAATGAGGACACCCCAAGCAACTAAGACCGCCGTTCTCGTCATCGGAGGCGCAGAAGATAAAGTTCATGGACGCGAAATCCTGAGAACTTTTTTTGGACGTTCAGGTGCAAGTAAGGCATATATTACAATTATTCCATCCGCCTCCCGCGAACCCGCGATTATTGGTGGTCGGTATATCCGTATTTTTGAAGAAATGGGTGCTGAAAAGGTCGAAATTTTAGACATTCGTGAACGGGAACAGTGCGAATCTTCCCAGGTCAAAGAATCCCTAGAAGCCTGTAGTGGAGTCTTTTTGACCGGAGGAGATCAACTACGCCTGTGTGGTGTATTGGCAGATACACCAGCGATGGAAATTATTCGGCAACGAGTGAGAGGGGGACAACTTACTCTGGCAGGAACAAGTGCTGGGGCGGCAGTGATGGGGCATCACATGATTGCAGGTGGCGGTAGTGGCGAAACCCCTAATCGCTCCCTGGTAGACATGGCAACTGGTTTGGGGTTAATACCCGAAGTCATTGTTGACCAACACTTTCACAACCGCAATCGCATGGGTCGGCTCATGAGCGCGATCGCATCTCACCCAGATCGGTTAGGCATTGGCATTGATGAAGATACTTGTGCTGTATTTGAACGTGATGGTTGGTTACAAGTCATGGGTAAAGGCAGTGTCACAATTATCGATCCCACCGAACTCACCCACACCAATGAACCCCACGTTGGTGCAAATGAACCATTAACCCTGCATAACTTACGTCTGCATATCCTCAGCTATGGCGATCGCTTCCACCTGTACCAGCGCACCGTATTGCCTGCTGTACACCGCATCTCCAGCTGA
- the trmD gene encoding tRNA (guanosine(37)-N1)-methyltransferase TrmD — protein sequence MRFDIVTLFPDCFTSVLNSGLLGKALAKQIAQVNLVNPRDFTTDKHRKVDDEPYGGGVGMLMKPEPIFRAVESLPILARREVILMSPQGQTINQPLLRELVSNYDQLVVICGHYEGVDERVLNLVTREVSLGDFILTGGEIPAMALINGVVRLIPGTVAKTASLTAESFEEGLLDYPQYTRPADFRGWKVPDVLLSGNHAAIAKWRYEQQIKKTSDRRPDLWQKWQEDKEE from the coding sequence GTGCGCTTTGATATAGTTACGCTTTTTCCTGACTGTTTTACCTCAGTTCTTAACTCTGGGCTGCTGGGTAAAGCCCTCGCCAAACAAATTGCCCAAGTCAATTTGGTGAATCCTAGAGACTTCACTACAGATAAACATCGCAAGGTAGATGACGAACCTTATGGTGGTGGTGTAGGGATGCTGATGAAGCCAGAACCAATTTTTCGTGCAGTAGAGTCGTTGCCAATTTTAGCCCGTCGAGAGGTGATTTTGATGAGTCCTCAAGGACAAACAATCAATCAGCCTCTTTTACGCGAATTAGTCAGTAATTATGACCAATTAGTTGTAATCTGTGGGCATTACGAAGGTGTAGACGAAAGAGTCTTAAATTTAGTTACTCGTGAAGTATCTTTAGGAGATTTTATTCTCACTGGTGGAGAAATTCCCGCAATGGCTTTAATTAATGGGGTCGTGCGGCTAATTCCCGGAACTGTCGCCAAAACAGCTTCCCTCACCGCCGAAAGTTTTGAGGAGGGATTACTCGACTATCCCCAATACACTCGTCCAGCAGACTTTCGCGGTTGGAAAGTCCCTGATGTCTTACTCAGTGGTAATCACGCCGCGATCGCTAAATGGCGTTACGAACAACAAATCAAAAAAACCAGCGATCGCCGTCCTGATTTATGGCAAAAATGGCAAGAGGATAAGGAGGAGTGA
- a CDS encoding 7-carboxy-7-deazaguanine synthase QueE, with protein MTAKTTAEPTARLIEVFSAIQGEGLNVGTRQIFIRFAFCDLRCHFCDSAHTWNAPTTCKIEKSPGLRDFELHSNPVPLATLIEWIERQNLPCLHDSISLTGGEPLLHAHFLQEFLPRVRSLISLPIYLETGGHRPEQLAMVLPYLDSVGMDLKLPSVSGESHWPEHTEFLQLCYPHLDTFVKIIVSHNTNSVELERAALLVADVSLDIPVFLQPVTPLSASAQFTNTPALAPSPEQVLTWQALMKQFLKHVRVVPQTHKMLDQL; from the coding sequence ATGACTGCTAAAACTACAGCTGAACCTACTGCACGCCTGATTGAGGTCTTTTCTGCTATTCAAGGGGAAGGACTGAATGTCGGGACACGTCAAATTTTTATTCGTTTTGCTTTTTGTGACTTGCGCTGTCACTTTTGCGATAGCGCTCACACATGGAATGCACCCACTACCTGTAAGATCGAAAAATCGCCTGGATTACGAGATTTTGAACTGCACTCAAATCCTGTTCCCTTAGCCACTCTCATCGAATGGATTGAAAGGCAAAATTTACCTTGTCTACACGATAGCATTAGCTTAACCGGAGGAGAACCACTTCTTCATGCTCATTTTTTACAAGAATTTTTGCCCAGGGTGCGATCGCTTATTAGTCTACCCATATACTTAGAGACTGGCGGACATCGCCCAGAACAACTGGCCATGGTTTTGCCCTATTTAGACTCTGTAGGTATGGATTTAAAACTTCCCAGCGTTAGCGGCGAGTCTCACTGGCCAGAGCATACAGAGTTTTTGCAACTGTGTTATCCACATTTGGATACGTTTGTGAAAATCATTGTTTCTCATAATACAAACTCAGTTGAGTTAGAGCGTGCTGCTTTGTTAGTGGCAGATGTTAGTCTCGATATTCCCGTGTTTTTACAACCTGTTACGCCTTTAAGTGCGTCTGCACAATTCACCAACACACCAGCCCTTGCTCCGTCTCCAGAACAAGTTTTAACTTGGCAAGCCTTGATGAAGCAGTTTTTAAAACACGTTCGTGTCGTACCCCAGACTCACAAAATGTTAGATCAGCTCTAG
- a CDS encoding anti-sigma factor antagonist (This anti-anti-sigma factor, or anti-sigma factor antagonist, belongs to a family that includes characterized members SpoIIAA, RsbV, RsfA, and RsfB.): MGTKVQSFMTSQPTEVNFPVITLNETVIVQVPARMSVLEAVGFKQTCQELTQQDSHPQEIIIDFQHTTFMDSSGLGALVSNFKTTQEKGITLSLRNVTPQVMAVLNLTGLDKVFSIEPSSEKLPTETDDGADHQKISPRKIEQLPTTHRSVASWTKRLIDIIGALVGLVITGILLIPIAIAIQIDDPGPILFGQIRCGWMGKRFKIWKFRSMCVDAEAKKSQVKNQVQGAFFKNEHDPRITRVGRFIRRTSIDEIPQFWNVLKGDMSLVGTRPPTPDEVERYEVPEWQRLDVKPGMTGEWQVNGRSTVRSFEDVIRLDLLYQKNWSLFYDLKLIFKTVAILFNRNSGAY; the protein is encoded by the coding sequence ATGGGAACGAAAGTGCAGAGCTTCATGACTAGCCAACCCACAGAAGTAAATTTTCCAGTTATTACCTTAAATGAAACCGTAATAGTTCAGGTTCCGGCTCGAATGAGCGTGCTGGAAGCAGTAGGCTTTAAGCAAACCTGCCAAGAACTAACTCAACAAGACTCCCATCCCCAGGAAATCATTATTGATTTTCAACACACCACTTTTATGGATAGTAGTGGTTTAGGAGCCTTGGTAAGTAACTTTAAAACTACCCAAGAAAAAGGAATTACTCTGAGCTTGCGGAATGTCACTCCGCAAGTGATGGCAGTATTAAACCTGACAGGACTGGATAAAGTTTTTTCTATCGAGCCTAGCAGTGAAAAATTGCCTACAGAAACTGACGATGGTGCAGATCATCAAAAAATTTCTCCCCGCAAAATTGAGCAACTACCAACGACTCATCGGTCTGTGGCATCCTGGACTAAACGATTGATCGATATTATTGGTGCTTTGGTAGGATTAGTAATTACAGGAATTTTGTTGATTCCGATTGCGATCGCTATTCAAATTGACGATCCAGGACCCATTCTCTTTGGTCAAATTCGTTGTGGTTGGATGGGCAAGCGGTTTAAAATTTGGAAATTTCGCTCGATGTGTGTAGATGCAGAAGCGAAAAAATCCCAAGTCAAAAATCAAGTCCAGGGGGCTTTTTTCAAGAATGAACATGATCCCCGAATCACACGTGTAGGTAGATTTATCCGCCGTACTAGCATTGATGAAATCCCGCAATTTTGGAATGTCTTAAAAGGAGATATGAGTTTAGTCGGGACTAGACCACCCACACCCGATGAAGTAGAACGCTATGAAGTCCCAGAATGGCAGCGCTTGGATGTGAAGCCAGGGATGACTGGAGAATGGCAAGTAAACGGACGTTCGACAGTACGTAGTTTTGAAGATGTGATTCGTCTGGATTTGCTCTATCAAAAGAACTGGAGTCTATTTTACGATTTGAAATTAATTTTCAAAACCGTGGCAATTCTCTTTAATAGAAATAGTGGTGCTTACTAA